One Actinomyces marmotae DNA window includes the following coding sequences:
- a CDS encoding 5-(carboxyamino)imidazole ribonucleotide synthase: MSAPIVAVIGGGQLARMMQEEASALGIHLRALVEAPDGSTALVTVDSPVGAADDAGAVRALAAGAGALTFEHEHQDDALLRALAAEGVRVRPSPDALLLARDKIAMRRAMDVAGLPQPAWTEATGDGAAIRATVRGFAAEHGWPVILKTPRGGYDGHGVLLVRQESDLEAGRAGQWIDAVATGGATGGGGSLGGGAVTSLLVEQAIPFTRELAALQARSPSGRIASWPVVETIQADGMCSEALAPAPGLDPAAADEAMRIGREIAERFDVTGVLAVELFAVEAFGEPTRLFVNELAMRPHNSGHWTQDGAVTSQFAQHLRAVLDLPLGSAEPTAGACVMVNLIGGRHEPGEDALARAMAADPEARIHLYGKSWRTGRKLGHVNLVGPADGVEALRERARAVVAILRGDA; encoded by the coding sequence GTGAGCGCACCCATCGTCGCCGTCATCGGGGGCGGGCAGTTGGCCCGCATGATGCAGGAGGAGGCCAGCGCCCTCGGCATCCATCTACGGGCCTTGGTCGAGGCCCCGGACGGATCGACGGCGCTGGTCACCGTCGACTCTCCCGTTGGCGCCGCCGACGACGCCGGGGCCGTCCGCGCGCTCGCGGCGGGCGCCGGGGCTCTCACCTTCGAGCACGAGCATCAGGATGACGCGCTCCTGCGCGCGCTGGCCGCCGAGGGCGTGAGGGTGCGGCCCTCCCCCGATGCCCTGCTGCTCGCCCGTGACAAGATCGCCATGCGCCGCGCCATGGACGTCGCCGGACTGCCCCAGCCCGCCTGGACCGAGGCCACCGGGGACGGAGCCGCCATCCGCGCGACCGTCCGAGGCTTCGCCGCCGAGCACGGCTGGCCCGTCATCCTCAAGACGCCCCGGGGCGGCTACGACGGGCATGGCGTGCTCCTCGTGCGCCAGGAGAGCGATCTCGAGGCCGGCCGCGCCGGCCAGTGGATCGACGCCGTCGCCACCGGTGGCGCGACCGGCGGTGGCGGCAGCCTCGGCGGAGGGGCAGTGACCAGCCTCCTCGTCGAACAGGCCATCCCCTTCACCCGTGAGCTCGCCGCCCTCCAGGCCCGCTCTCCCAGCGGGCGGATCGCCTCATGGCCCGTCGTGGAGACGATCCAGGCCGACGGCATGTGCTCCGAGGCGCTGGCGCCCGCCCCCGGGCTGGACCCGGCCGCCGCCGACGAGGCCATGCGCATCGGGCGAGAGATCGCCGAGCGCTTCGACGTCACCGGGGTGCTCGCCGTCGAGCTCTTCGCCGTCGAGGCCTTCGGGGAGCCGACCCGCCTGTTCGTCAACGAGCTCGCCATGCGTCCCCACAACTCGGGGCACTGGACGCAGGACGGCGCTGTGACCAGCCAGTTCGCCCAGCACCTGCGGGCCGTCCTCGACCTGCCGCTGGGCTCGGCCGAGCCGACCGCGGGCGCCTGTGTCATGGTCAACCTCATCGGGGGGCGGCATGAACCCGGCGAGGACGCGCTGGCCCGGGCGATGGCCGCCGACCCCGAGGCCCGCATTCACCTCTACGGCAAGTCCTGGCGCACTGGTCGCAAGCTCGGGCATGTCAACCTCGTCGGGCCGGCCGACGGCGTGGAGGCGCTGCGCGAGCGGGCCCGTGCCGTCGTCGCCATCCTGCGCGGGGACGCCTGA
- the purE gene encoding 5-(carboxyamino)imidazole ribonucleotide mutase encodes MAATPDATPQPLVGLVMGSDSDWPTMSAAADALDEFAIPYEADVVSAHRMPTEMIDYGQGAAARGLRVIIAGAGGAAHLPGMLAAVTELPVIGVPVPLGRLDGMDSLLSIVQMPAGVPVATVSIGGARNAGLLAARILGAGEGERAERLRRAVRAFQGELADAAHAKGAKLRERTGGGAGPGAR; translated from the coding sequence ATGGCTGCCACGCCCGATGCCACCCCCCAACCGCTCGTCGGCCTCGTCATGGGCTCCGACTCCGACTGGCCCACCATGAGCGCGGCCGCCGACGCCCTCGACGAGTTCGCCATCCCCTATGAGGCCGACGTCGTCTCCGCCCACCGCATGCCCACCGAGATGATCGATTACGGTCAGGGCGCCGCCGCGCGGGGCCTGCGCGTCATCATCGCCGGCGCCGGGGGAGCGGCCCACCTGCCTGGGATGCTCGCCGCCGTCACCGAGCTGCCGGTTATCGGCGTGCCCGTGCCCCTGGGGCGCCTTGATGGCATGGACTCGCTGCTGTCCATCGTCCAGATGCCCGCAGGCGTGCCCGTGGCGACCGTGTCCATCGGCGGGGCCCGCAACGCCGGGCTGCTCGCGGCGCGGATCCTCGGCGCGGGGGAGGGGGAGCGGGCCGAGCGGCTTCGCCGGGCCGTGCGCGCCTTCCAGGGCGAGCTCGCCGACGCCGCCCACGCCAAGGGAGCCAAGCTCCGTGAGCGGACCGGGGGCGGGGCGGGCCCGGGAGCGCGCTGA
- the galE gene encoding UDP-glucose 4-epimerase GalE, translating into MSILVAGGAGYIGAHVVRLLLERGDEVIVVDDLSYGSPSRVEGATLVEFDVAAGDAPERLAEVMRERGVTAVIHFAARKQVGESVARPAWYYQQNVGGLANMMLAMEAAGVDQMIFSSSAAVYGMPPVEVVPEDIDCHPINPYGETKLIGEWMMADAEAAWGLRWAGLRYFNVAGAGWDDLGDMATLNLIPMVMDRLAKGETPKIFGTDYPTPDGTCIRDYIHVRDLATAHIAALDYLASGKEMAEHVFNVGTGVGASVRDVVAKVIAATGLDIAPEELPRRAGDPPQLIGNAERIGAVLGWRAEHDLDDIVASSYSAWQADPNRRHFA; encoded by the coding sequence ATGAGCATTCTTGTCGCAGGTGGCGCCGGCTATATCGGCGCCCACGTTGTCCGTCTGCTGCTCGAGCGCGGGGACGAGGTGATCGTCGTCGATGACCTGTCCTACGGATCCCCCAGCCGGGTCGAGGGCGCGACCCTCGTCGAGTTCGACGTCGCCGCTGGTGACGCCCCTGAGCGGCTCGCCGAGGTCATGAGGGAGCGCGGCGTCACCGCCGTCATCCACTTCGCCGCCCGCAAGCAGGTCGGCGAGTCCGTCGCCCGTCCCGCCTGGTACTACCAGCAGAACGTCGGCGGCCTGGCCAACATGATGCTCGCCATGGAGGCCGCGGGCGTCGATCAGATGATCTTCTCCTCCTCCGCCGCCGTCTACGGCATGCCGCCCGTCGAGGTCGTCCCCGAGGACATCGACTGCCACCCCATCAACCCCTACGGGGAGACCAAGCTCATCGGCGAGTGGATGATGGCCGACGCCGAGGCCGCCTGGGGCCTGCGCTGGGCCGGGCTGCGCTACTTCAACGTCGCCGGCGCCGGCTGGGACGACCTGGGCGACATGGCCACCCTCAACCTCATCCCCATGGTCATGGATCGCCTCGCCAAGGGCGAGACCCCCAAGATCTTCGGCACCGACTACCCCACCCCGGATGGCACCTGCATCCGCGACTACATCCACGTTCGCGACCTCGCCACCGCCCACATCGCCGCTCTCGACTACCTCGCCAGCGGCAAGGAGATGGCCGAGCACGTCTTCAACGTCGGCACCGGCGTGGGAGCGTCCGTGCGCGACGTCGTCGCCAAGGTCATCGCGGCTACCGGGCTCGACATCGCCCCCGAGGAGCTCCCCCGCCGCGCCGGGGACCCGCCCCAGCTCATCGGCAACGCCGAGCGCATCGGCGCGGTGCTGGGATGGAGGGCCGAGCATGACCTCGACGACATCGTCGCCTCCTCCTACTCCGCCTGGCAGGCCGATCCGAACCGGCGGCACTTCGCCTGA
- a CDS encoding substrate-binding domain-containing protein, giving the protein MSQSDVHGQELWPRPWRPPTLADVARRAGVSKATASRALAAGRATARPAATGCVQRIARRLGYTTRRPDLPRLLVLSSGLARTGYWATLSGVLEAAQEHGTDLSIHVLSASPARRREALLQALGTRVDAVVVLEFDSLGLAALHDLPEGLPLAVAGGYPRPDDGGLKRAWTDDHAGAVMACEHLLGLGHTRVAYVGVPSAGHPDPRLAGWREVMAGAGLEAPEPVATGWGATTGERAAAALTRSGATAVLCGNDDLAIGLLSGLARAGARVPDDISVVGVDDHPHAGAATPPLTTVRLDFARVGQEAVALALGTRSEERVEVPVELVERESVGRPRP; this is encoded by the coding sequence ATGAGCCAGTCGGACGTTCACGGCCAGGAACTCTGGCCGCGCCCCTGGAGGCCGCCAACGCTCGCCGATGTCGCCCGGCGCGCGGGGGTCTCCAAGGCCACCGCGTCCCGCGCCCTGGCCGCGGGCCGCGCCACGGCCAGGCCCGCGGCCACCGGGTGCGTCCAGCGGATCGCGCGCCGCCTGGGCTACACCACTCGGCGGCCGGATCTGCCGCGCCTGCTCGTCCTGTCCTCCGGGCTGGCGCGCACGGGGTACTGGGCCACCCTCTCCGGGGTCCTGGAGGCGGCTCAGGAGCACGGCACAGATCTGAGCATCCACGTCCTGTCCGCCTCCCCGGCCCGCCGGCGGGAGGCGCTCCTGCAGGCGCTGGGAACGCGAGTGGACGCCGTCGTCGTCCTGGAGTTCGACTCCTTGGGCCTGGCGGCGCTGCACGACCTGCCCGAGGGGCTGCCGCTGGCCGTCGCCGGGGGCTACCCCCGGCCCGACGACGGCGGCCTCAAGCGGGCCTGGACCGACGATCACGCGGGCGCGGTCATGGCCTGCGAGCACCTGCTCGGCCTGGGGCACACGCGCGTGGCCTATGTCGGCGTCCCCTCCGCGGGGCACCCCGACCCCCGCCTGGCCGGCTGGCGCGAGGTCATGGCCGGCGCCGGGCTCGAGGCGCCCGAGCCCGTGGCGACGGGATGGGGCGCGACGACTGGTGAGAGGGCTGCCGCGGCGCTAACCCGCAGCGGGGCGACAGCCGTGCTGTGCGGTAATGACGACCTCGCGATCGGCCTGCTCTCCGGCCTGGCGCGGGCCGGGGCGAGGGTCCCCGACGACATCTCAGTGGTCGGCGTCGACGACCACCCGCACGCGGGCGCCGCCACGCCCCCGCTGACCACCGTGCGCCTGGACTTCGCCCGGGTGGGCCAGGAGGCGGTCGCCCTGGCGCTGGGCACGAGGAGCGAGGAGCGGGTGGAGGTGCCCGTCGAACTCGTCGAGCGCGAGTCAGTGGGCCGGCCCCGCCCCTAA
- a CDS encoding glycoside hydrolase family 16 protein, with translation MISRRHALMSLAVMAGLPAATVLAAPPAQAQGKRIDPTGPGWALAPSLSDEFTTLDESRWRKGLWYPVSADAGRFAPDNAVVSDGVLRLEARREPSQVGGKTIPMTFGAVESRFDTPGLNSYIEVRARCLDTANILSAVWLQSSTLTGEDRLIADPNPEIDVQESVTDPDVNWAHHLWPWTGSGHTRRDAQPSGGKHSAGVDLTADFHLYGVERSGAHVRLYLDRVLYADIDTSVLEADFGSLARMSRHVVLSLEGHSRSPHHPELLPRSFDIDYVRTYVNDADVVRADGKRRLVAPDGRLLANKGGRLVLVPASDAAEGAWWALTQHDDLTYEISADGAYLAQERPEGWYGRGLPVVARPEPGAGADDASSLARWHVRATGDCAQLLNKVSGLPLVIDDAGQGVFVRGADGATCWRLEAPAAPSPSPSPSQGPGAPSASASPAPTAAPTPSAGATGPADPSHSPAPTTPPSDGAGNGPLASTGAPAAVTAAAAAAIAATGGMLLRRRGA, from the coding sequence ATGATCAGCAGACGGCACGCCCTAATGTCCCTAGCCGTCATGGCCGGCCTGCCCGCCGCCACGGTTCTCGCGGCCCCACCCGCACAGGCGCAGGGCAAGAGGATCGACCCCACTGGTCCCGGATGGGCCCTGGCCCCCTCCCTCAGCGATGAGTTCACGACTCTGGATGAGAGCCGTTGGCGCAAGGGCCTGTGGTACCCGGTGTCCGCCGACGCCGGTCGCTTCGCCCCGGACAACGCCGTCGTATCCGATGGCGTGCTGCGCCTGGAGGCCAGGCGCGAGCCCTCCCAGGTCGGGGGCAAGACCATCCCCATGACCTTCGGCGCGGTGGAGTCGCGCTTCGACACCCCCGGCCTGAACTCCTACATCGAGGTGCGGGCCCGCTGCCTCGACACCGCCAACATCCTGTCAGCCGTGTGGCTGCAGTCCTCCACCCTGACCGGCGAGGACCGGCTCATCGCCGACCCCAACCCCGAGATCGATGTCCAGGAGTCCGTCACCGACCCGGACGTCAACTGGGCGCACCACCTGTGGCCCTGGACGGGCTCCGGCCACACGCGGCGCGACGCGCAGCCCTCGGGCGGGAAGCACTCCGCCGGGGTGGACCTGACGGCAGACTTCCACCTCTACGGCGTCGAGCGCTCCGGCGCGCACGTGCGCCTCTACCTCGACCGGGTGCTCTACGCGGATATCGACACCAGCGTGCTGGAGGCGGATTTCGGGTCCCTGGCCCGCATGTCCCGCCACGTGGTGCTCAGCCTGGAGGGGCACAGCCGCTCCCCGCACCACCCCGAGCTCCTGCCCAGGTCCTTCGACATCGACTACGTGCGCACCTACGTCAATGATGCCGATGTGGTCCGGGCCGATGGCAAGCGGCGCCTGGTGGCCCCCGATGGCCGCCTCCTGGCCAACAAGGGAGGCCGGCTCGTCCTGGTCCCCGCCTCCGATGCCGCCGAGGGCGCCTGGTGGGCGCTCACCCAGCATGACGACCTCACCTACGAGATCTCCGCCGACGGCGCCTACCTCGCCCAGGAGCGGCCCGAAGGCTGGTACGGGCGGGGCTTGCCGGTCGTGGCGCGCCCCGAGCCCGGGGCCGGGGCGGATGACGCCTCAAGCCTGGCGCGCTGGCACGTGCGCGCCACCGGCGACTGCGCGCAACTGCTCAACAAGGTCAGCGGCCTTCCCCTCGTCATCGACGACGCCGGCCAGGGCGTCTTCGTCCGCGGCGCGGACGGGGCGACGTGCTGGCGCTTGGAGGCGCCCGCGGCACCCAGCCCGAGCCCCTCGCCCAGCCAGGGGCCGGGGGCGCCCAGCGCCTCGGCCTCACCCGCGCCCACCGCCGCGCCGACCCCCTCGGCCGGCGCGACAGGACCAGCGGACCCAAGCCACTCGCCCGCGCCCACCACCCCGCCCAGCGATGGGGCGGGGAACGGGCCACTGGCCAGCACCGGGGCCCCCGCGGCCGTGACCGCGGCCGCCGCCGCGGCCATTGCGGCCACGGGAGGCATGCTCCTGCGCCGTCGCGGGGCATGA
- a CDS encoding glycoside hydrolase family 36 protein: protein MSDTTTTSLGRARLHVSSDAPVHLTLGGDHTPARACPLVEVHALGGGREFVDHRLTRGAAGAALRPDPDHAVGSLDGQPWPTTRVTQRDSATGLVALTDIARPTEASWRLRTTLRNEGATTITLAAVSLVSATVLPGAPLDDLDLLTARSGWMAEQRWRHRRLGEELVDIGTASHGQSPRDALRISSESGWSSGLWEPAGYIIDPGTGQAVGWQVEHNGAWTVEISRRADRLGLVAYGPTDLQHAWLHRLAPGEEITTPWAALAFSEDGWQGAAAEMTRYRRALRSALAPTTEAAPVVYNDYMNTLMAQPTQERLATLVPAAAAAGAEVYCIDDGWHSDAQEWWDAVGRWEPSMRRFPDGLQATLDLIRAQGMTSGLWIEPLAVGVNSPVAEELPDEAFMRRGGERLVEQGRLRLDMRHPAAREALDAVVDRMVSYGIGYLKVDDNYSVGLGPDADADSPGDGLMEHSRQWAAWLARLPERHPGLIVENCASGGMSSDYALLAHARLQSTSDLQDPVRYPPIAANAPLALLPEQAGSWAYPQPEMTDEEITYTLVTSLAGSFYLSGHLDRMSPRQISLVRAATDLAKELRPALTQELPWWPDDVASWDQEWVVAARRAPAGREGLLLVWHRPRPGQDGPGSALNLPALAGMRLTRVMPPPDLVADEGISVEDGPHGPVLRATTTTPTARAYLVRDTTHRDEDVARSENR, encoded by the coding sequence ATGAGCGACACGACGACGACGTCACTGGGACGCGCCAGGCTGCACGTGAGCAGTGACGCGCCGGTCCACCTCACCCTGGGTGGCGACCACACTCCCGCGCGCGCCTGCCCCCTGGTAGAGGTGCACGCGCTGGGCGGCGGGCGGGAGTTCGTCGACCATCGCCTGACCCGCGGCGCGGCCGGCGCCGCCCTGCGCCCCGACCCCGATCACGCCGTCGGGTCCCTCGACGGGCAGCCCTGGCCCACCACCCGCGTGACCCAGCGCGACAGCGCCACCGGCCTGGTCGCCCTGACCGATATCGCCCGCCCCACCGAGGCGTCCTGGCGCCTGCGCACCACGCTTCGCAACGAGGGCGCGACCACCATCACCCTGGCCGCCGTCTCCTTGGTGTCAGCCACCGTGCTTCCCGGCGCCCCGCTGGACGACCTCGACCTGCTCACCGCCCGCTCGGGGTGGATGGCCGAGCAGCGGTGGCGCCACCGGCGCCTCGGCGAGGAACTGGTCGACATCGGCACCGCCTCGCACGGCCAGTCGCCCCGCGACGCGCTGCGGATCAGTTCGGAGTCCGGGTGGTCCTCGGGCCTGTGGGAGCCGGCCGGCTACATCATCGACCCTGGCACCGGCCAGGCCGTGGGATGGCAGGTCGAGCACAACGGGGCCTGGACCGTCGAGATCTCGCGGCGTGCGGACCGGCTCGGCCTGGTCGCTTACGGCCCCACCGACCTCCAGCACGCCTGGCTCCACCGCCTGGCGCCCGGCGAGGAGATCACCACCCCGTGGGCCGCCCTGGCCTTCTCCGAGGACGGCTGGCAGGGGGCGGCCGCCGAGATGACCCGCTACCGCAGGGCGCTGCGCTCCGCCTTGGCCCCCACCACCGAGGCCGCGCCCGTCGTCTACAACGACTACATGAACACCCTCATGGCCCAGCCCACGCAGGAGCGGCTGGCCACCCTCGTGCCCGCGGCCGCCGCCGCCGGGGCGGAGGTCTACTGCATCGACGACGGATGGCACTCCGACGCCCAGGAGTGGTGGGATGCCGTCGGGCGCTGGGAGCCCTCGATGCGGCGCTTCCCCGATGGGCTCCAGGCCACCCTCGACCTCATCCGCGCCCAGGGCATGACCTCGGGCCTGTGGATCGAGCCCCTCGCCGTCGGCGTCAACAGCCCCGTCGCCGAGGAGCTCCCCGACGAGGCCTTCATGCGCCGCGGTGGCGAGCGACTAGTCGAGCAGGGGCGGCTGCGGCTGGACATGCGCCACCCGGCCGCCCGGGAGGCGCTCGATGCCGTCGTGGACCGGATGGTCTCCTACGGGATCGGCTACCTCAAGGTCGACGACAACTACTCTGTGGGCCTGGGCCCCGACGCCGACGCCGACTCCCCGGGAGACGGGCTCATGGAGCACTCCCGCCAGTGGGCCGCCTGGCTCGCCCGGCTGCCCGAGCGCCATCCGGGCCTCATCGTGGAGAACTGCGCCTCGGGCGGCATGAGCTCGGACTACGCCCTCCTGGCACACGCCCGCCTCCAATCGACCTCCGACCTGCAAGATCCGGTGCGCTACCCGCCCATCGCGGCCAACGCCCCCCTGGCCCTCCTTCCCGAGCAGGCGGGCTCCTGGGCCTACCCGCAGCCCGAGATGACCGACGAGGAGATCACCTACACCCTCGTGACCTCCCTGGCCGGCTCCTTCTACCTGTCGGGCCACTTGGACCGCATGAGCCCCCGGCAGATCAGCCTCGTGCGCGCCGCCACCGACCTGGCCAAGGAGTTGCGCCCGGCCCTCACCCAAGAACTGCCCTGGTGGCCCGACGACGTCGCCTCCTGGGACCAGGAATGGGTCGTCGCCGCCCGCCGCGCCCCCGCCGGCCGCGAGGGCCTGCTGCTCGTGTGGCACCGACCCCGCCCCGGCCAGGACGGCCCTGGATCCGCCCTCAACCTGCCAGCCCTGGCCGGCATGCGCTTGACGCGGGTCATGCCTCCCCCCGACCTCGTGGCCGACGAGGGCATCAGTGTCGAGGACGGGCCGCACGGCCCCGTCCTGAGAGCCACAACCACTACACCGACCGCCCGGGCCTACCTGGTCCGGGACACCACCCACCGCGACGAGGATGTCGCACGATCGGAGAACCGATGA
- a CDS encoding ABC transporter substrate-binding protein: MSTTTSFPRISLSRRGYIATMASAAAALGLAACSDPGTGSSSASAPANWPGATEKLDGVALTIWAAQSSATIPAAVTKAFAKATGAKVEIVTIPDPYEQTVQTKVATGDLPDLAMWQPTTSALTSLGAAERLQVLDGAPWESKTAKTILDAGGTVKGKRYAAFVSAPSVMGVWYNKKVFSANSVSTPKSWDELLTAARALKDAGVTPFFEMGGEWWASQYAVQVQLADAAKDGLWGRVNENKDTFTGKDIQGAIDAYAQMIADGLYNADIKTATFDEQAKALLAGEAAMAIHVNSLLANMAAQTDTATLNETIGFFPISKKGAVATSIPEQTNAVVAFKTGDDKREAAARQLLAFWLSDGYADFVKEQKAVSIISGVETPSTVPTAAVEANDALSASIGSMQSLAIANPDLAKNLGDMIAGTKTPAQVGEETQSQFAQLAKAIGATGF; this comes from the coding sequence ATGAGCACCACCACCTCCTTCCCCCGCATCAGCCTCTCCCGGCGCGGCTACATCGCCACGATGGCCTCCGCGGCCGCCGCCCTGGGCCTGGCCGCCTGCTCCGACCCGGGCACCGGCTCCTCCTCCGCGTCGGCGCCCGCCAACTGGCCCGGAGCCACGGAGAAGCTCGACGGCGTCGCCCTGACCATATGGGCCGCCCAGTCCTCCGCCACGATCCCCGCCGCCGTAACCAAGGCCTTCGCCAAGGCCACCGGCGCCAAGGTCGAGATCGTCACCATCCCCGACCCCTACGAGCAGACCGTCCAGACGAAGGTCGCCACCGGTGACCTGCCCGACCTGGCCATGTGGCAGCCCACGACGTCGGCGCTCACCAGCCTGGGCGCCGCCGAGCGCCTCCAGGTCCTCGACGGCGCCCCCTGGGAGTCCAAGACCGCCAAGACCATCCTGGACGCTGGCGGAACCGTCAAAGGCAAGCGCTACGCGGCCTTCGTCTCGGCGCCCTCCGTGATGGGCGTGTGGTACAACAAGAAGGTCTTCTCCGCCAACTCCGTCTCCACGCCCAAGAGTTGGGACGAGTTGCTGACCGCCGCGCGGGCCCTCAAGGACGCCGGCGTCACCCCCTTCTTCGAGATGGGCGGGGAGTGGTGGGCGTCCCAGTACGCCGTCCAGGTCCAGCTCGCCGACGCCGCCAAGGACGGCCTGTGGGGCCGCGTCAACGAGAACAAGGACACCTTTACCGGCAAGGACATCCAGGGCGCCATCGACGCCTACGCCCAGATGATCGCCGACGGCCTCTACAACGCCGACATCAAGACGGCCACCTTCGACGAGCAGGCCAAGGCGCTGCTGGCCGGCGAGGCCGCCATGGCGATCCACGTCAACAGCCTGCTCGCCAACATGGCGGCGCAGACGGACACGGCCACCCTCAACGAGACGATCGGCTTCTTCCCGATCTCCAAGAAGGGCGCCGTGGCCACCTCCATCCCGGAGCAGACCAACGCCGTCGTCGCCTTCAAGACCGGCGACGACAAGCGCGAGGCCGCCGCCCGCCAGCTCCTGGCCTTCTGGCTGTCGGACGGCTACGCCGACTTCGTGAAGGAGCAGAAGGCCGTGTCGATCATCTCCGGCGTCGAGACCCCCTCCACGGTCCCCACCGCGGCCGTCGAGGCCAATGACGCCCTGTCGGCCTCCATCGGCTCCATGCAGTCCCTGGCCATCGCCAACCCCGACCTCGCCAAGAACCTCGGCGACATGATCGCGGGGACCAAGACCCCCGCGCAGGTCGGTGAGGAGACCCAGTCCCAGTTCGCCCAGCTCGCCAAGGCCATCGGCGCCACGGGCTTCTGA
- a CDS encoding carbohydrate ABC transporter permease, whose amino-acid sequence MERAPRRGHAGSTHPWVFVVPAMAVIAVFFLTPTVYNFVYAFTDWSSFKSAINGVGLDNFSDLARSGALRHALITTLIYAAGVAVVQNLFGLGLALLLERDTVLNKILRVVFFVPVVLSALAAGYIFRALLKPDGGVNQALSALVGHTVEIGWLNSTTWTLGVVIVIHAWKWMGMSMLIYLAGLKTIDGQVLEAAVIDGATPWQILTRIRLPLIAPAITFNVTTALLGSMNSFDVVQATTNGGPGGSTELLNLFIYRTFGQGLYAQATTMSLVLFLTVVVLAFPVIGMLRRRERSIA is encoded by the coding sequence ATGGAACGAGCACCGCGCCGCGGCCATGCGGGCTCCACGCACCCCTGGGTCTTCGTCGTCCCCGCGATGGCCGTGATCGCGGTGTTCTTCCTGACGCCGACCGTCTACAACTTCGTCTACGCCTTCACCGACTGGTCGAGTTTCAAGAGCGCCATCAACGGCGTGGGCCTGGACAACTTCTCCGATCTCGCCCGCTCCGGCGCGCTGCGCCACGCCCTGATCACCACGCTCATCTACGCGGCCGGGGTCGCCGTCGTCCAGAACCTGTTCGGCCTGGGGCTGGCGCTCCTGCTGGAGCGCGACACCGTCCTGAACAAGATCCTGCGAGTCGTGTTCTTCGTGCCCGTGGTGCTCTCAGCGCTCGCGGCCGGGTACATCTTCCGGGCCCTGCTCAAACCCGACGGCGGCGTGAACCAGGCGCTGTCGGCCCTGGTGGGCCACACGGTGGAGATCGGCTGGCTCAACTCCACCACCTGGACCCTGGGCGTCGTGATCGTCATCCACGCCTGGAAGTGGATGGGGATGTCGATGCTCATCTACCTCGCCGGCCTCAAGACCATCGACGGCCAGGTCCTCGAGGCGGCCGTCATCGACGGGGCCACCCCCTGGCAGATCCTGACCAGGATCCGGCTGCCGCTCATCGCCCCGGCCATCACCTTCAACGTGACGACGGCGCTACTGGGGTCGATGAACTCCTTCGACGTCGTCCAGGCCACGACCAACGGCGGGCCGGGCGGGTCCACCGAGCTGCTCAACCTGTTCATCTACCGCACCTTCGGCCAGGGCCTGTACGCGCAGGCCACGACGATGAGCCTCGTGCTCTTCCTGACTGTCGTCGTCCTGGCGTTCCCGGTCATCGGGATGCTGCGCCGCCGTGAGAGGAGCATCGCGTGA
- a CDS encoding carbohydrate ABC transporter permease, protein MRLYRRILQPALGIVLALIVVGVPLWTVLVTAGKSQAEALSPGLGLPSHWELFDNLGKIVEQARVDTALLGSLVLLIPSVLVVLLLGSMAAWVLARRSGRGAAVLYAVMISGIILPPAIVTLVLLLRQLGLAGTAVGMIATYSGMYLSLVIFFITGFVRTVPESLEEAARIDGAGPVGVFTRIILPLLRPVLATAAIQVSLYVWNDVFYALFIVGGRMDTLPLNLFMVASSGVQLNNWNLIFAYVLVMSAPLVALFAIFQRQIISGITSGAVK, encoded by the coding sequence GTGAGGCTCTACCGCAGGATCCTCCAGCCCGCTCTGGGCATCGTCCTGGCGCTCATCGTCGTCGGCGTCCCGCTGTGGACCGTCCTCGTGACCGCGGGCAAGTCGCAGGCCGAGGCGCTGTCCCCGGGCCTGGGCCTGCCCAGCCACTGGGAGCTCTTCGACAACCTCGGCAAGATCGTCGAGCAGGCGCGAGTGGACACGGCCCTGCTGGGCAGCCTCGTGCTGCTCATCCCCTCGGTGCTCGTGGTCCTGCTCCTGGGATCGATGGCCGCTTGGGTTCTCGCCCGGCGCTCCGGCCGAGGGGCGGCCGTGCTGTACGCGGTGATGATCTCGGGGATCATCCTGCCCCCGGCGATCGTCACGCTGGTCCTCCTCCTGCGCCAGCTGGGGCTGGCCGGCACGGCGGTGGGCATGATTGCGACCTACTCGGGCATGTACCTGTCCCTGGTCATCTTCTTCATCACCGGTTTCGTGCGCACGGTGCCCGAGTCCCTGGAGGAGGCGGCCAGGATCGACGGCGCCGGCCCGGTGGGCGTGTTCACGCGCATCATCCTGCCCCTGCTGCGCCCGGTGCTGGCCACCGCGGCGATCCAGGTGAGCCTGTACGTGTGGAACGACGTCTTCTACGCCCTGTTCATTGTGGGTGGACGCATGGACACCCTGCCGCTCAACCTGTTCATGGTGGCCAGTTCGGGAGTCCAACTCAACAACTGGAACCTTATCTTCGCCTACGTCCTCGTCATGAGCGCGCCCCTGGTGGCCCTCTTCGCCATCTTCCAGCGGCAGATCATCTCCGGGATCACCTCAGGCGCGGTCAAGTAG